In a genomic window of Candidatus Rhabdochlamydia sp. T3358:
- a CDS encoding DUF1328 domain-containing protein, producing MLTWAVIFLVIAIIAGFFGFRGVSGTATTIAKVLFFIFIILFLIYLITGYANRY from the coding sequence ATGTTAACATGGGCAGTCATATTTCTAGTCATTGCGATTATAGCAGGGTTTTTTGGATTTAGAGGTGTTTCAGGCACGGCAACTACTATTGCTAAAGTGCTTTTCTTTATTTTTATCATATTATTTCTGATTTATTTAATCACAGGTTATGCAAACCGTTATTAA